The Nostoc sp. PCC 7524 nucleotide sequence CCAAAGGCGAAATTTATGCCCGTGTAGAAAGTGGTAAAGGCGAACTAGGTATTTATCTGGTTGGCGATGATAACGTCTTCCCTTGGCGTTGGAAGATTCGCCCAGCAGATTTTAACAACCTCCAGATTTTGCCTCATTTACTGCGGGGTGTCAAAGTTGCTGATATTGTGGTGATTCTCGGTAGCATTGACGTAATCATGGGTTCCGTAGACAGATAGCTATCTTTTGGGTGGGTTCTGCCCACCCAGCTATCCTCAGTAATAGTGGCAGAGTATTTAAGTATTAAATTTTAATTAATTAATATTAGATTTGTAAATATAAAGATATATTTATTTAAGTGGCAATTAAGTCAAATAGCAAAAGTTCTGTTTACTATTCTATTGGTGTAGAAATATATAACCCTATTTGAATGACCGTGATTTCCCCATAAAATCTGATCAATCACTATATAAAACTAACAAGTCTGACTGACTGATACATTATTTACAACTGTGCCAATTTATCGTCACCCAGAATTTGATCCTAATTCAAATACCACTGTGGAAGAGGGCTTAAAAAAGGTTCTTGATCGTCTTGTTCAAACAATGCAACGGGACGCATTAATTCGACAAACGACAAACCAACTTCGTGACTCGCTTCAGGTTGATCGTCTCGTTTTATATTATTTTTATTGGCAGTGGCATGGACAGGTAACTTTTGAATCCTTAAGTTCTCAGGAATTTTCCATCATAGGATCAACAGGGCCTGATGAATGTTTTAAGGACGAGTATGCTGCTTTGTATTTAGCAGGGCGTGTGAGGGCGATCGCTGATATTGAGACAGAACCGATAGAAGCTTGTCACCGTGATTTTCTGCGGAAGTTGCAAGTACGTGCCAACCTAGTTGTACCAGTTGTCATACCCAAAGGATTATGGGGATTGTTGGTGGCACATCAGTGTCAAGAGCCGCGTTATTGGACACAATCAGATGTGGAACAGATGCAAGTAGCGGCGAAAACCCTGGCAACATCAGCCTATATCTTGGCAAGTTGAACAAAATATACGCTATTAGCAGGTAGTTTGTGATTGTGGAGGCGATCGCTTGTTGTGTAGGGATGTTATCATGGCACAAGGAAACTATATCTAAGTAAGTTTCCTAAATCTACTACTTCTAATAGCTTCTGGAGAGGTGGCAGAGCGGTTGAATGCGGCGCACTCGAAATGCGTTTTGGGGCAACTCAACGGGGGTTCGAATCCCCCCCTCTCCGTTTAGTAATCTAACTGGGGTGAATGTTTAAAGTCTTATTAGTTTTGCAGAAATTCTGTAGCTATTTGCTGTAATTCTTGGCGGTTGATTTTACCTTGCGCGTTACGAGGTAATTTTTGCAGAGGAATCCAGTGTTTGGGAATTTTAAACTTGCTGATTTGATTGTAGAGTGCGTTTTTAATTGCTTCAGCAGTGATATCTGAATTTTTAGGAATATAAACGGCTGTTAATGCTTGTCCCCAATCTTGATCTTTTATTCCCATCACACATACATCATTAACCATTCCAGTACGACGAATAGCTGATTCTACTTCTACTGGATAAATATTTTCTCCACCTGAGATGATTTTATCGCTGTTACGTCCAACAATATTTAAATAACCTTGTTCATCTATAAAACCTAAATCATCAACTGCAAAATCATCTTGATGATTCCAGATTCGAGGATAGTAACCAAGGGCTAAAGATTGAGCTTTAATTTTGATGCTACCGATTTGATTGGCTGGTAAAACTTGCCCTTGGGAATTACAAATTTTTACTTCAGCGTGGGGAAGAATTTGACCACTGCTAGTTTTATCATTTAAGAAATCATCTGGTTTGAGGGTAGCAATTTGGGAAGCAGTTTCAGTCATTCCATAGGTTGGTGCTAACCGGATAGCGTGGAATTTGGCTTTTTCTAGTAATTCATCCCAAGCAGGCGCACCTCCTAACAGTACAGTTTTAAATTGTGCTAGCCATGCGGTTGATTCTGGATTTTGTAACAGACGTTGTAGCTGTGTTGGTACTAAAGATATGAAAAATTCTTTAGGGTTAATTTGGTATTTATCACCTAATTGTACCGATTTAAATGGCAGAATTGCTAGTTTAGCACCAGTTATAAAAGAACGCATAAACTGCATTAAACCACTGACATGATACAAGGGTAAAACACAAAAGGAATTTACTTGTTGTAGTTGAAAATATTCTGTAAATCCTGTCACTGATGCTGTCAGAGTTTCCCAAGTGTGCATGGCAAATTTAATTTGTCCCGATGAACCGCCAGTGGGAATCATGATTAGGGGGGAGTGGGGAGTGGGGAGTGGGGAGTAGGGGGATGAGGGGGATGAGGGGGATGAGGGGGATGAGGGGGATGTAGCGTCAGCTTCCCACAGGGTGGGAGAAAGGATAGTGTTTTTTTCCCAGTCCCCAATCCCTATTCCCCAATCCCTACTCCCTAATCCCCAAATAATATCAGGTTGAACTAAATTAAATACCTGATGCCATTCTTGTTCTCCCCAGTCGGGGTTACACAGAAACACTGAGCTATTGGCTGCACAAGCGGCGATGAAACCTGCTAGAAATTTGACTGTTTCACGTTCGGCTAGGATGATTTTTGGGGGTTTATTTTGCCTTGATAATTGGGTGAGTTGTGCATATAAATTTGTTGCTATTTGC carries:
- a CDS encoding GAF domain-containing protein; the encoded protein is MPIYRHPEFDPNSNTTVEEGLKKVLDRLVQTMQRDALIRQTTNQLRDSLQVDRLVLYYFYWQWHGQVTFESLSSQEFSIIGSTGPDECFKDEYAALYLAGRVRAIADIETEPIEACHRDFLRKLQVRANLVVPVVIPKGLWGLLVAHQCQEPRYWTQSDVEQMQVAAKTLATSAYILAS
- a CDS encoding 2-succinylbenzoate--CoA ligase, with product MKPGCKDYFHHLHHHDWLIGYDSQQLQQIATNLYAQLTQLSRQNKPPKIILAERETVKFLAGFIAACAANSSVFLCNPDWGEQEWHQVFNLVQPDIIWGLGSRDWGIGIGDWEKNTILSPTLWEADATSPSSPSSPSSPSSPYSPLPTPHSPLIMIPTGGSSGQIKFAMHTWETLTASVTGFTEYFQLQQVNSFCVLPLYHVSGLMQFMRSFITGAKLAILPFKSVQLGDKYQINPKEFFISLVPTQLQRLLQNPESTAWLAQFKTVLLGGAPAWDELLEKAKFHAIRLAPTYGMTETASQIATLKPDDFLNDKTSSGQILPHAEVKICNSQGQVLPANQIGSIKIKAQSLALGYYPRIWNHQDDFAVDDLGFIDEQGYLNIVGRNSDKIISGGENIYPVEVESAIRRTGMVNDVCVMGIKDQDWGQALTAVYIPKNSDITAEAIKNALYNQISKFKIPKHWIPLQKLPRNAQGKINRQELQQIATEFLQN